The genomic region GGCTCCGGCAAGTCCACCCTGCTCAACCTGATGGGCACCCTGGACCGGCCGACCAGCGGCACGGTGAGCATCGACGGGCAGGACGTCGCCGTGCTGCACGACCGGCAGTTGTCCGCACTGCGCGGGCGCAGTCTGGGCTTCGTCTTCCAGCAGTTCCATCTCACCGACGGGCTCAGCGCCGCGGAGAACGTGGCGACCGGTCTGCTCTACGCGGGCGTCCCGCGCCGTCGGCGCCGCCCGCTGGCGCTGGAGGCGCTCAGCAGGGTCGGCCTCGGGCACCGTGCCGGGCATCGGCCGCATGAGCTGTCCGGCGGGGAGAAGCAGCGGGTCGCCATCGCGCGGGCACTGGTGAACCGGCCCTCGCTGCTCCTCGCCGACGAACCGACGGGCGCTCTGGACACCGCCAACGGACAGGTCGTACTGGACCTGCTGACCGCCCTCAACGCGGACGGCACCACCATCGCGGTCATCACCCACGACCGGGACATCGCCGTCCTGCTGCCGCGACGGGTGGAGATCCGTGACGGCCGCATTGTCGCCGACAGCGGAACCCCCGCGCGCCCACGAGGCATCGGTGACTCCGACTCCGCCACCCTCGCCCTCCCGACGATGAGGCCCAACCCATGACGCGCCGCCGCTCCATTGCCCCGGTCCGGCTCGCCCCCGGTGACATCCTGCGACTCGGGCTGATCGGGATCCGGACCCACAAGCTGCGCGCCGCGCTCTCCGCACTCGGTATCTCCATCGGCATTGCCACGCTCGTCCTGGTCATCGGCATCCCGGCGTCCAGCCAGCGGGCCTTGATGGAGGAGCTGAGCGCGCTCGGTCCCAACCTGCTGCGCGCCGAACCGGTGCGCGACCGAGATCCGCCCGTACTACTGGAGCCCGGGGCGGTCGGCGCGGTGCGCCGCATCGGCCCGGTCACCGACGTCAGCGCGGTCGCCAACACCCACGTCCGGATCCGGCGTTCGGACCGCGTACCGGAGAGCGACGGGGCCGGACTGTCCGTCCTCGCGGCCCGCACCGACCTGCTGCCGACCGTCCACGCGCGCGTGGCGTCCGGACGGTTCCTGGACCGGGGCACCGCCCGGTTCCCGACCGTGGTGCTCGGCCACCGGGCGGCGCAGCGGCTGGGCGTCTCGGAGATACGGGCCGACCGGCCGGTCCAAGTGGCCGTCGGCGACACGTGGTTCACGGTCATCGGCATACTCGCGCCAGTCCCCCTCGCCACCGACCTGGACAGCACCGCGCTGGTCGGCTGGGACGCGGCCCGCGACCGGCTCGGCTTCGACGGCCGCCCCACGGCGATCTACGTGAAAGCGGACGAGAACCGCCTGGAGGCCGTACGGAACGTACTCGCCCCCACCCTGTACCCGCAGGCGCCCGGGCTGGTGAACGTCAGCCGCCCCTCCGACGCGCTGGCCGCCAAGCGCGCCACCGAGAGCACCTTCTCCGCGCTCTTTCTGGGGCTCGGCGCGGTGGCCCTGCTGGTCGGCGGGATCGGGGTCGCCAACACCATGGTCATCTCGGTGCTGGAACGCCGCCGGGAGATCGGGCTGCGCCAGGCCCTGGGCGCCAGCCGGGGACAGATCCGCGCCCAGTTCCTCACCGAGTCGGTGGTGCTCAGCGGGCTCGGCGGAGTCGCGGGGGGAGTGATCGGCACGACGGCGACTCTGGGATATGCCCTGTGGCGCGGCTGGCCGCCGGTGATCCCACTCGACGCGACGGGCGCCGGCTTCGGCAGCGCGCTGCTCGTCGGTATGGCGGCAGGCGTCTACCCGTCGATCCGCGCCGCCCGGCTGCCCCCAACCGAGGCGCTGGCCACACCCTGACCACGGGGCTCCGGACAGGCGGCGTCATCGCCCCTCTTTCGCCTTCATCCTGGCGCTCTGCCAAGCCATCGAACCGCCAACACTCAATAGGGAGGAACTCCTTGCGTCGGAACCATCAGCACCGTTCCCGCGTCGCATTGCTGCCCCTGGCCACGGCTTTCGCGATGCTCAGCGCTTGTTCGGCTGCCGAAAGCCGAGCCACCACGATCCCGAGCCAGTCGCCGCAAACCGCGAGCCGCGCAGTAGAGCAACAGCCGGAAGGCGGCTACACAACCTCCGGTGAGAAGCCTGCCGTCTATAAGCCTGCCGCCCCCGAGTACACCGTGCGAACTCCAGCGGGACACCTGGTCAACGACTGCGTTCCCAAGCGCCTGTGGAAAAGCGTCACCACTCTCACCACCAAGGACCAAAAGCACCTCTCCACACTGATTCTCGGCAAAGGGCCGAACGCCATCTACTTCGGGCATCAGTACGGCGGCCAGATCTGTAACCTCCTGGATCTGGCCGAAGGGTTCGTCAAGCGCGGGTACCGGGTGATCATGCCGGAATTCCGCGGCCACGTGGCCTCCGAAGAGTCGGAGACATCCAGCCCGCTGGACGCGAAGGCCGCCTTCGACAAGCTCAAGAAACTCGGCACGAAGCGCGTTTTCCTGACGGGCGCGTCCTGCGGCGGCACCACCGCCGCCACAGAAGGTGTCAAGAGCGGTATTCCCCTTGTCGGCCTGACTCTGCTGTCCTCACCGGCCCGCTGTGACGGTGACGCTGTCGCAGCGGTGAAGAAGATCAAGCAGCCTTCCCTTTTCATGGTGGCGCACGACGACATGCAAGGTTTGCACGAGCGGGATATCCGCGAAATGTTCGAGGCGTCCGCGGCACGGGACAAGCGCCTCATCGCCATTGATGGAGAAGCACATGGCACGTTGATGCTCTACGGCTCGAAGGAGGCCGACAAACTGCGCGCCAAAGTCATCGACTTCATAGCGGACACCTACGCGGCCAGCCTCGACAGGTAAGCCTCGCACGCACGGGCGCGGGCGGGTGGGTCGCCCCTACTGGAGGCAATCCCCTCGCCCTTATCGAGGCAGCCCGGGAACTGAGTACCGGTCATCTCAGTGATGAGGCGCCGCAGGAGGACCGCGGGTGCTCCGTCCTCGCGTAGATGAGTGAGGCCGCGGCGACCACTGGTTCACCGCCGGAATGCTCGCCGAGCGCTTCGGCGCCCTTGTGACGAAAAGGAACCTGTAATAGGAGGGCGGCAGCACCGGCGGCCGTGTTGGTGCGCTCGCATACGCCCTTGCGCCGCGCGTTGGTCCGTTGCGGATCGTCAATCGGTCCGGGTGCGGAGGCTCCGCGCCAGGGTCGGGATCATCACCGTCGCGGGGACGAGGTGTAGCCCGAGGAGGGCGGTGATGGTGGCGGCGGCTGCCCCGGAGAGGAGGGGCGGGACCAATGAGGTCGCGGTCAGCGACACTGCCGTCCACACGAATCGCTCGGCGGGGCGAGCGCTCCAACGAAGAAGAGCGACGGCAATGACGATGCCCACGACCGAGAAGAAGCCGGTCACCACGGCGAACCCGGCCAACGGAATCGTCTCGCCACCATCGGGGACCTCGAAGTCGACGCCAACGGCCTGGGCAAGCGCCGCGGCGAGGGTGGTGGCCACCATCGCCGCGAGCGTGGCAATGAAGCCGGTGCCGGCGAGCCCTCGGAATCGGTGGGTGTGGCTGGTCCGGCCCGATGCCGGGCCTGCGACGGCCCCGGTGTCATTCATGCTCTTCACGTGGTACCTCCATCATTCGGTAACTGGCGTACGGGGTGTTGACTTGCATGCGACGTTCCTGGCCCTGGGGGTGACGATGAGCACCCTCGCCGTGCGACGGCCGGGGTTCCGCAGGGCGCGGACGCCGGTGCCGCGGAGCCAGAACCCGGCGTCGCGTCCGAGGACCGGCCCGGGCTCGCCGTCGCGCAGCTCCAGCTGCACCCGCCCACGGGTGACGACGCCGAACGCGTCGTACCACTCCGCCGCGACCACCGCGACACGCGCGCCACCGCGCAGCGTGAGCGTCCGCACCGGGACTACTCCGTGCCGTCCGCCGACAGGCGCTCCGGCAGCCCGAGCCGCGGGAACCGGTCGTCGTGGAACGTGATGATCTCGGTGATCGCTCCGCCGGTGACGCGCAGGACGTCGATCGTCAGCGGCAGGTACGCGCCCTCCCGCTTCCGCCAGTGGTAGTAGGCAATGGCGGGCTGCCGGTTCACGGCGGTGGGGACGGCGCGCAGGCCCTTCATGCCCTCGAAGCCGCTCTCGATCCAGTAGTTCACTACCGCGTCGCGACCGACATACAGGCCCGGCGTGGGCGGCATCGAGGTGCGGACGTCGTCCCGCAGCATTGCGGCGAGCGTGTCGACGTCCGTGGCCACGCTGGCCTCGGTGTAGCGGCGCACCAGCTCGCGCGTCCCGGCGTCCTGCTCGCCGCCGGTCCAGTCCTGCCGCTCGGCGGGCAGGTGCTCCCGCATGCCCGCGCGGGCCCGCTGCAGCGCGCTGTTCACGGAGTTGACGGAGTCCCCGAGGAGCTCCGCGACCTCCTTCGCCGGCCGGCCGAGCACGTCCCGCAGGATCAGCACGGCCCGCGGGCGCGGCGCGAGGTGCTGGACCGCGACCAGGTACGCCAGCTCGATCGTCTCCCGCGCGACGGCGACGGTCTCCGGCTCGTCCGCTTCGCCCGCGGGCAGCTCGTCGAGCAGCCGGTCCGGGTAGGGCTGCAGCCACAGCACCTCGCCGCCGGTCGCGGGCTCCGGGCGGCACTTGGCGAGCAGGTCCAGGCAGGCGTTGGTGGCGATCCCGTACAGCCAGGCCCGGAACGTCGACCGCCCCTCGAAGGTCTCCCGCCGCCGCCAGGCACGGAGGAACGTCTCCTGCACGGTGTCCTCGGCGTCCTCGAACGACCCGAGCATCCGGTAGCAGTGCACGTGCAGCTCCCGCCGGTGCCGTTCCGCCAGCCCCGAGAACGTCGGCTCGTCGACCTCGCCCAGACTGCTCACGCCCAGCTCCTCCAGCCGTGTGTCCGCACTCATCACGTCATCCTTCCGCCTTGTCGTGTCCCGTCGTAGGTGTGACGGGCGCGGGCGCGAAAACTCATCACTACGGCCGGTCGGTCGGCATGGCTGAGCGTTTCTCATCCTTGGCAGGTCGGGTATCCGGATCCGTCCGTTGAGCGGTTCGGGTTCCCGGGAACCTCTGGCGCCCGTACAGGCGTCGCATGGATCATCGGCGCGCGGGGCGTACAGGCAGGGGGGCCGATGGGCCGGTTCGAGTTCGGGGAGTACCGGACGCTCGCGCTGCTCGGGGCGGGTGGCATGGGCCGTGCGTATCTGGCCCGTTCGGGGTCGGGGCGGCTCGTCGTGGTCAAGGTGATGCATGCGCACCTCGCCGCCGAGCCGCTGTTCCGGGAGCGGCTGCGGCGTGAGGTGCGGGCGGCGCGCGCCGTGACCGGCCCGTTCACGGCGGCCGTGCTCGACGCGGAGCCGCAGGCCCCGCTGCCGTGGCTGGCCATCGAGTACTGCGCGGGCCCCACCCTGTCGGAGGCCGTGGCCGGGTGCGGGCCACTGGCAGCCGGCGACCTCGCCTCGCTCGGTGCCGCTCTCGCCGAGGCGCTCAGCGCGATCCACACGGCGGGCCTGGTGCACCGCGACCTGAAGCCGGCGAATGTTCTGGTCACCGGTCAGGGCCCACGCGTCATCGACTTCGGTATCGCGAAGGCGCTCGGTGACGGACCGGCGTCAGGACCGTCGGGGGAGGACCTGACGGGGAGCGGTGAGATGCTCGGCTCTGTCGGCTTCATGGCACCCGAGCAGATCACGTACGACACCGAACCCGCGGCCCCCTGCGACGTGTTCGCGCTCGGGGCGCTGCTCGCGCTGGCGGCGACGGGCCGCAATCCGCACGGCGGGAGTACGGCCCCGCAGATCGTGTACCGGACGCTGCACGAGAAGCCGGACCTCGCCGGTGTGCCGGACGGGGAGTGGGCCGCCTTTTTGATCCGCTGTCTGTCGAAGGGGCCGGACGGACGCCCCACCGCGGCGGAGGTCCTGGACTGGTGCGCCGCCCGCGCGGCCGAACGGCCGTGGTGGGAGCGGCCGGAGGTGACCGCCCTGATCGACGGCCACGAGGAGACCGTCGCGCGCAGGATCGCCGTATCGGCCGACGCCGACGAGTTAGGCGCCACCCGCACCGACCCGCCGCCGGCCTCCGTGGGTCCGTCGCGCAGACGCGTGTTCGCGTGGGCGGGCGCCGCCGTCACGACCGCCGCAGCGGTGACGGCGACGATCGCCCTCCTGGACGACGAGCCCGGTGCGCGGCGGCAGCCGGTCACCCCGTCCTGGCGCTCCGGCACCCCGCTGTGGACCCGCGAGGTGGGCGCCCTCGAATACGGCGGCACGCTGACCCGTACGGCCGACGCCCTGTACGTGTACTTCGACGGCACAGCCCGTCGGCTCGACCCGCACACCGGCGCCGTGGCCTGGGAGTTCGAGGACGCGGCCGCCGTCCTGCCTTACGGCGACACGGTGTACGTCACCCACCGCCCGACGGATCTCGCCTCCCCCGTGATCGTGGCGATCGACGCGGCGGGCGGCGCGGAGCGGTGGCGCACAGGCGCCCTGGAATCAAACCCGTACCGCCCCTTCGGCTTCAGCTCGTTCGACGGCAGCTCGACGCTGCTCGCCGTCACGCACCGCACGGCATGCCTGGCCACGTTCGCCAAGTACGACTCGATCTGGGCACGGCGCACGAACCAGAAGCGGCGCTGGCGGGCGTACGGCTTCGACCTGCCGACGGGCGCCCCGCTGTGGTTCAGGGGCGGTACGGCGGCACAGGTGACGGCGCTGAACGCGGCGGGCGGCCGGTTCGCCCTGGCCTCGGCGACCGCGACACCCGGTCCCCTGTACGTGCTCCATGAGCGCTCGGGCGAGGAGGAGTCCAGCATCCCCGACGGCTCGGCCACACCCGAGGTACATCCGGGAGCCCGGGGAACCCGCTACTACGCGACGTCGACGTCCGTGCGCCGGGTGAACCTGGCCACGGGGAAGGCGAGGTGGACACAGCGCCTGGCGGGCGCGAGGGTGGCACCACTGGCCGGCGACGAACTCGTCGTAGCCGCCACGGCCCATGGCCTGGGCGCACTGGACGCGGCCGGCGGCGGCGAGCGCTGGTGGCGCGACGACCTCCGCGCGCTCACCACCACCGACGGCCGCCCCCTGGCGGACGGCACCGTGGTCTACGCGGCAGGCCCCCGACCGGGCGCCTCCGACACCTCCGCGGGCACGTCCGCATGGGGCATCCACGCCCTGGCGGCCGCCACGGGCAGACCGCGCTGGGCGGTCCCGGTGGACGGCCTGACCACGGAGTCGTACGGGGCGGCGGGCGACGGCCTGATCCACGTGTGCACCGGCACGACGCTGCAGACGTTCCGCGGCCCGTGAGCCAGGCTGGTCCGCGCGAGCATGCACAACGGGAGGAGTACCCGCCCACCGACGACCATCCCCGACGGCGAAGGAAAGGCTCACAGGAGGCCCGCGCATGACGAGCACCCCACTGGTGCCCGCAACAGAAAGGGTCCACCAGTGACCACCGCCCTTCACCCCGAGGACCCCAGGCAGCTGGGTCGGCACCACCTGATCGGTCGGCTCGGTGCCGGAGGCATGGGCCAGGTCTACCTCGCCCGCTCTCCGGGCGGTCGTCTCACCGCCATCAAGACGATTCACGAGCACCTGGCCGCGGACCCCCACTACAGGGAACGGTTCCGCCGCGAGGCCACCGCAGCCCGCAAGGTCACCGGCGTCTACACGGCCGCGGTCCTGGACGCCGACCCCGATGCCCGGCTTCCCTGGCTGGCCACCGTCTTTCTGCCCGGAGTGACTTTGCGCCGCGCCGTCGCCGCGACCGTCCCCCTGCCCGCACCGGCCGTACGCGCCCTCGCCGCCGCCCTCGCCGAGGCGCTGCGCGACATCCACGCGGCCGGCCTCGTCCATCGTGACCTGAAGCCGTCGAACATCCTGCTCACCCGGGATGGCCCCCGCGTCATCGACTTCGGCATCGCCCGCGCCCAGGACGACCGGGCCCTGACGGAGACCGGCGGGATGATCGGCACCCCCGGATACATGTCCCCGGAGCAGATTCTCGACGGCCCGGCGGTGACCGCGGCGACGGACATCTTCGCGCTGGGCGCGGTGCTCGCGTTCGCGGCGACGGGCCGGGACGCGTTCGGGGCGGCCTCCGTGCCCGCGCTGCTCTACCGAATCGTCCACGAGGAGCCCCAACTCGACGACGTACCCGCGGAATCGGGCTTGAAGGACCTGATCGACGCCTGCCTCGACAAGTCCCCCGGCAACCGCCCCGATGCCGCCGCGATACTCCACCGCACTGTCACACCCACCCCGTCGGCCTGGTGGCGTGACGAACCGCTGCGTTCCCTGGTGGCCGACGCCGAGCCGACGCCGCCCCCCGGCCCGGAGCCGATGCCGGCTCCCACCGCCGTCCTGCCGAGCCCGGCCCCCTCCCGGCGGGGCGAGTTGTCCCGCCGCGCCGCTCTCGCAGCCGGCAGCGCCGCCCTCGTCGGCCTGTTCGGCTATGCGGTGGCGCGGGGCGGCGGCGCCGACGCCCAGGACGACGATCCGGACGACTGGAAGGTGACCGGGGGAACGGCCGCCCCCGGCGCGATCCGCTGGCGGCTGAGCGCCGGCGCCGGCCGGGTGGACGCCCTGCTCGCCACGCCGGCCGGGCTCGTCCTGCACGGGCTCGAACGAGCATTCACCAGTACCGGGTCGACCCAACTGCGTACCGCCTCGACGGGCCGTCGGCGCTGGGCGGCGGAGACCTCTGCCGACGTCCCGGACGACTGGGGCGTCACCGACGACGGGCTGCTCCTCGCGGGCGGCATCCGCCTCACCCCCACGGCCATCAGCACCGGCAAGACCCTCCCCGGGGCGGCGGCGCCGGAGTCCACCCAGCAGTGGTATGCGCTCGCCGGCACCGTCATGGTCATCCGTGACACGGACGTGCTGCGCGCCGTCTCGCTCACCTCCGGTACCGAACTGTGGAGCCGCGAACAGCTCACCGAGTGGCGCCGACCCGCCGTCGTCGGCGACGCCCTCCTGCTCACCGACGAGCTCGCCCATCCGACCTGCGTGGACGCGAAGGAGGGCGAAGAGCTGTGGGCCTACCGGGAGTTGGGCGAGGACGACACGGTGACGGCCGTGGGCGCACTGCCGCCGGACCGGTTCGCACTGCTCACCGAGAAGGGCATGCTGCATATCGTCGACGCCCGCAGCGGAGACCGGATGGCCGCCCGCACTCTGAAAACCGGGATCGCGCGTGGTGCCACGGCTCTCGCCCGCACCGGCAGCGCAGGCCTCCTCCTGACCGGCTCCACCCTGCACGGCTTCGGCCTCGACGACGCACGCCTGAACTGGAGCACACCCGCGCTCGGCCTCGATGCCTGCTGGACCCGGCGCCCCGGCGGCGTCCACGTCCCCGTCGTCGCGGGCGGACTGCTGCTGCACTGGAAAGACGGCCGTACGCTCACCGCTCTCGATCCGCGCACCGGCCAATCCCGTGGCCGGACAAAGCAGTTCGAGGACACCGGCCCCGCCCAGTGCCCGCCCGCCGTCGCACCGGACGGCGCCACGGTGTACGCGGCAGCGGGCCGCGCCTGCGCGGCACTACGGACGACCGCGCGGGACCTGACCGAAACACACACCCGCACAGCCCCCGCTCCCGTCACCGCCCTCACGGCCGACACCCGCGGCTGGTATGCCTGCGCAGGCCGCAAGACCGTGATGGCGGTCAACGGATAACCCGTACCAGGTTCAGCCGTCGCTGGACGGAAGGTCAGAAGGGTGTCACCGCCACGAACGAACTGTCCTGGCGGAACAGGTCCGTGCCGTCCGACGGGTCGACGCGGAGTTGGTAGTTGTAGTGGCGCAGGTAGTAGCCGGGGTAGTTGTACGACTCCAGGCGCACGGAACCGCTAGCCGATCCCGTACGGGCGATGAAGGTCGCGTCTCTGGCGAACGTCGACGAGCCGTTGTTCGCGTCGAAGCGGGCCCGGAAGTCCCAGTGCCGCAGGTAGTTGCCGGCCGCGTTGCGGAACGAGTAGCCGTTGCCGTCCGCGAGACCCGCCACGATGGTGAACGTGGACGCCTGCTTCTCCGCGGCCGTGCTGGAACTGGTCAGCACGGGGAGGTTGAGCAGGGCGGACTGCTCCTGCCAGTAGCGGGTGGTGAAGTTGCCGGACCGCAAGAAGCGGGTGACTCCGGTCGGCAGGGTCACGCCGCCGGACACCGTCTCCTTGAGCACGGTGAAGTGGCGTGCCGTACCGGAGATGCCCGGCAGAGTCCTGGGTGCGCTCCAGGTGACGAAGGTGTCGTAACTGTCGCTGTAGTAGTAGCTGCCGTCGCCGTATCCGTCGAAGAAGATCCGCCACGCGCCGTTGTCGAGCTGCACCAGCGCGGTGCCCTCGCGCGTGCCGCCCCAGCCCGCCCAGTTCCCGGTCCTGCTGATCGTGTACGGGCCCGCGAGCGCGGTGCTCGTGGCGTACTCGATGTACTTCGACGTCTCGTTCTTCGTGAGGGCGTGGTACGTCGAGCCGATCTTCACGATGAACGTGTCGATGTGGTTGGCGCCGATGCCGGACAGCGCCACCGGTGAACTCCAGGCGGTGAGCGCGGAGTTGGTGGCCTTGAGCAGATACGGCGTGAAGATCCACTCGTTGCTGGTCACCGAGCAGGACACGATGACGTTCACGCTGCCGTCGCTGTCGACGAACCACTCCGGCGCCCAGGCGCGCGACAGGTTCGCGATGGGGACGGTGTAGTCGTACAGGAACGTCCAGTTGCTGCGGTCCGAACTGCGGGCGAAGCCGATGGTGGTGCTGGTGTCCTGCCAGGTGTGCGTGGTGTAGGTGATGTAGTAGTAGCCGTCGGTGTGCTTGAAAACGCTGGCGTCGCGGATGCGGCCCGCGGGCGGTGTGTACGCGGACGCCTTGAGGAGCCGGAAGTCCGTCGCGTCGTCGGACTGGTAGACGTTCACCGTGCCGTCGTTGCTGTTGAGGAACGGCACGATCGTGTAGCGGGTGGCCGATCCGGGAGGCGGCGCGGCCGCGGAGGCCGTGCCGAACAGGCCGGGCACACCGCCCATGACGAGCGCCGAGGCCGGCAGCGCGGCCATCGCCCGCAGCAGGCTTCGACGTGACGGCGCGAAGGGGTGGACGGCGCCGGTCGCGTCCGGGGAGACGACGGGTCTGTGGGAGTTGTCTGGCGTGATCATGTGCGGCTCTCCTCGTTCGGACTGTGCTGCTGGTGCTGCCGAGCGGAGTCCCAAGTGCGCACGAATTCACTGAGGTTGGGGCGTGCGCACACGCTCTGACGGGTCGACATATCGAACGTAGTTCGGCAAACCGGTCAGAACGTAGAGTGCGGCCGTGAGCACGTCAATAACTTCGACACACTCAGCCCCTTCTTGGCCGAGGCGGGGATGCGGGCTCGGGCGGAGTGGTGCCGTGCCGTCAGGCGGGCGTCCGCCGAGGCCTCACTCGCCGAGCGCCCGTCCGACCCGCACATTCCAGCGCCCGGCCCGCCCGCTGAACTCCGTCACGGTCAACGGCGGCACATCGACGCGCCAGAACGCCGATTCCGGTGCCCCGAGTGCCCGCACCACCCCGGCCCGTACGATCTCCGGCTCGACGACGGCGACGATCCGCACCGAGCCCGCTCCCGAACCCGGTGCTGAGCCCGAAGCCGAGCCTGGGCCCGAGCCGAGGGCCGGATCCGCCGCCGTCTCCAGCCACTTCGCCACTCGCTCGCACAACCCGCTCACCGACTCGCCGCCGTGCGGGGCGGACGACGGGTCCGCCAGCCAGCGCCCCACGGCCTCCGGTTCGTCGGCGCTCACCTCGGCGAGGGTCGCCCCGCGCCAGCGGCCCACGTCCAGGCCGGCCAGTTCCGGCTCGATGACGGCGGCGGCCACGGAGGCGATGGTGTCGGTGTCGAGCCCGAGCGCCGCGGCCGTCTCCCGGCAGCGAACCGTGGGTGAGACCAGAACCCGGTCGGCGGTGGGCAACGAGCCCGCGGCGGCCCCGGCGAGCCGCAGCCCGGCCGCGTCGACGGAACATCCGTCGTCGAAGCGCGCCTCCCGCAACGCCGAGTTCATCGCTGGTGAGATCAACATCACTCGGCTGGTCATCGGCCCGCCCTCGCGTTCCCCACGTGCTCAACACCCCTGTCCGTACCGGGAATTGGGGGCGTGACCAGGACACCGGCGCGCGCTCCGGGGCCCATGCGCCCTTGGCCGCGCCTCCGCTTCGCGGTACCTTCTCGTCGATATTGACGACGGTACGACGGAAGCCGGTGAGAATCCGGCACGGTCGCGCCACTGTAAGCCCCGCACCAGCCGCCTCCCGCCCGGGAGGTGAAGGTCGAGCGAAGTCAGACCCGTGGCCGTCGTCCTGTGCACCACCGAGATGGGACGCGAGTTCCCCCAGGAGGTCCTGCCATGGCGCAGTCCGCCGTCGCTCAGCCGACCGTAACCACCCCCGACGTACCCGCAAAGCTGCCGATCGGCGCCATCGCCCCCTGGGCGGTCTTCCTCGGCATCCTGATGCTGGTGCTGCTGTACTTCGTCGGCGCCGAACAGGGCGCCACCTCCGTGGTCTCCGGCGAAGGCGTGCACGAGTGGGTGCACGACGCCCGCCACCTGCTCGGCTTCCCCTGCCACTGACGGCGACAAAGAACCGACAGGACAACTCAATGAACTCCGTCACCGTCAGAAATCTCCTGGTGCGCGGCATGCTCGCGGGTCTCGCCGCGGGTGTGCTCGCCCTGGTCGTCGCCTACTTCCTGGGCGAACCGCGTGTGGACGAGGCCATCGCCTTCGAGGAAGCCCACGCCCACGGACACGGCGGGGAGGAACTCGTCACCCGTGGGATGCAGTCCACCGGCGGCCTGTCCACCGGCGTCCTCGTCTACGGGGTCGCGTTCGGCGGCATCGCCGCCCTCGCCTACTGCTTCGCCCTCGGCAGGATCGGCCGCTTCGGGCCGCGCGCCAGCGCGCTGCTGCTGGCAGCCGCCGGTCTGGTCGCGGTCTACCTGGTGCCGTTCCTCAAGTACCCGGCGAACCCGCCCGCCGTCGGCGACCCCGACACCCTCAACCAGCGCACCGCGCTGTTCCTCCTCATGATCGTGCTCAGCGTGCTGCTGGCCGTCGCCGCGGTGATCCTCGGCCAACGCCTCGCACCGCGCCTGGGCAACTGGAACGCCACCCTCGCGGCGGGCGCGTTCTTCGTCCTGGTCATCGGCCTGGCGTACGCGTTCCTGCCGTCCTTCAACGAGGCGCCGGAGGGCTTCCCCGCCACCCTGCTGTGGCAGTACCGGCTGGCGACCCTGGCCATCCAGGTGGCCCTGTGGACCGCGTACGGCCTGGTCTTCGGGCTGCTCGCGGAGCGCCTGCTGGCTCCCGAGCCGGCCGGGGCCGACAAGGAGAAGGCGCCCGAGAGCCGGGCAACTCCCGTCGCGCACTGATCCGTCGCGCACTGCCCGTTGGCACGCGAAGGGGCCCCTGGAGAACCATCCCGGGGCCCCTTCGTATGTGTGCGTGCGGCAGGTGCGTACGTCGTCGGCATTCCCTATTTCTGGAACACGTTCTACGGTGTGCGCCGTCAGGTCCGGGTGGCCGAACGCGTGGGTCAGTGGGAGCCAGGAGGCGCCGTGCATCTCGAATACACGCCGGAGCAGCAGCGGTCGCGCACCGAACTGCGCGCCTACTTCGCCGAGTTGGTCCCAAACGACATGCACGCTCGCTATGGCGCCCCGGCGGCGCAGAAGCGCTTCTACCGCGACACCATCCGCCGGCTCGGCCGCGACGGGTGGCTCGGCGTGGGCTGGCCGAAGGAGTACGGCGGACGCGGTCTGACCCCGATGGAACAGTTCATCTTC from Streptomyces sp. NBC_00878 harbors:
- a CDS encoding CbtA family protein, yielding MNSVTVRNLLVRGMLAGLAAGVLALVVAYFLGEPRVDEAIAFEEAHAHGHGGEELVTRGMQSTGGLSTGVLVYGVAFGGIAALAYCFALGRIGRFGPRASALLLAAAGLVAVYLVPFLKYPANPPAVGDPDTLNQRTALFLLMIVLSVLLAVAAVILGQRLAPRLGNWNATLAAGAFFVLVIGLAYAFLPSFNEAPEGFPATLLWQYRLATLAIQVALWTAYGLVFGLLAERLLAPEPAGADKEKAPESRATPVAH
- a CDS encoding CbtB-domain containing protein — protein: MAQSAVAQPTVTTPDVPAKLPIGAIAPWAVFLGILMLVLLYFVGAEQGATSVVSGEGVHEWVHDARHLLGFPCH